The sequence below is a genomic window from Candidatus Nanopelagicales bacterium.
TCCCGCTGGACGATCGCCAACGCCGGCGATCTGGGCTTCGTAGAACATCAGTCCCGTGAGTTGCAAGTTGGGGTCAGTGGCGATGGCTCGAGTCAGCCTGACAGCTTGGTCACGATCGTGAACCGGTGAGCGTCGAGCACCAACGTGCAGGGCAGTGCCACGGCCAAATGGACGCGGGCGCCACGACGAGTCCACATCGATTGCCACCCTCAACGGTGCACCGGCGTCGGAGGCCAACTGCGAGAGCATCTCCGCATGGGCAACGTCATCGATCATCAGCGTGACTCGATCGCGCAGCAGGGGGCTGTCTGCCAGCCGACGCAGTGATGCTCGATCAACCGTCGGGTACCCAATCACCACATCCTCGATGCCTGACCAATCCCCATCGGGCTCAGCCAGCCAGAGGGCCTCGGCGAGGGTGAAGGCCAGAACGCCGCGGTAGTTCGGATCGGCCAGCACCTCGGTCAACACCCAGCGGCAGCGCAACGATTTGCTCGCAACTCTGATCGGCGTCGTTCCCGCCCTGTTTGCCAGGTCACGTCGGTTGGCATCCAGCGCGGCCAGATCAATGACCGCCAGCGGTGGATCCAGATCATGGGTCGCTGAGTTCAACTCGGCGAGTAGACGATCGTCGTCAGTCATCGGCTTCCCTTTGTGAGCAATCCTCGGCGTCGGGTCGGGCCGCCGTTGCAACGTCGTTGATGTCTTCTGCCAGCAGATCTGGAACATCGAGCATCATCAAGTGCGCGGAGCGGTAGACCGCCATCCTCGCACTCGGGCCGTACGCGGGCATCCGATCCTTACTTCGCTGAACCCACGTCTCGTTGCGAAACGTGAGGAGACGACCAGCCCGGGCTCCGACGACCACTCGGATGGGTATGTCGGGCATGGCGACGCGCTCCTCCAGCTCGAGGCATTGTTGGCATAATCGTCCGCTACGTGCCGATTCCTCGATGACGGCCGCAAGGTGATGGGGGGAGGCCTGCAGTCGCCGTTGACCGGTCGTCAATCGCGGACCATCCGGTCGAATCGTGGCTGCGAATGTGACCGCCCGCTCGATCGCGCCGCCAGCGACGGAGGCGAGCCTCGGTACCTGCGTTGCGGCCTTGAGGGCACGGCCAAGGAAGGACGCAGCGTCATCGTCGCTCGCGTACTCGGTCGGATCGGTGGGATCGACCAAGACCAAACCGACGGCGCGGTCGGGATGGAGACGAGCGGCCAGCTGCGCGAAGATCGCCC
It includes:
- a CDS encoding alpha/beta hydrolase; the protein is MTGPAEGRDVTGPAERSDAVRDVGHERLRVVVDHPDRDGPAVLFSNGMGLILDYWDPVVQRLPGWVCVRFDRPGLGGSPPQTATAAVVEAEVDRLVAVADEVIAGRPLVLVGHSLGAIFAQLAARLHPDRAVGLVLVDPTDPTEYASDDDAASFLGRALKAATQVPRLASVAGGAIERAVTFAATIRPDGPRLTTGQRRLQASPHHLAAVIEESARSGRLCQQCLELEERVAMPDIPIRVVVGARAGRLLTFRNETWVQRSKDRMPAYGPSARMAVYRSAHLMMLDVPDLLAEDINDVATAARPDAEDCSQREADD
- a CDS encoding amino acid deaminase/aldolase is translated as MTDDDRLLAELNSATHDLDPPLAVIDLAALDANRRDLANRAGTTPIRVASKSLRCRWVLTEVLADPNYRGVLAFTLAEALWLAEPDGDWSGIEDVVIGYPTVDRASLRRLADSPLLRDRVTLMIDDVAHAEMLSQLASDAGAPLRVAIDVDSSWRPRPFGRGTALHVGARRSPVHDRDQAVRLTRAIATDPNLQLTGLMFYEAQIAGVGDRPAGNPLRGRAIHLMQRASGAEIAQRRPQIVQAVNGELARLGRPELEFVNAGGTGSLEMSSSDASVTEVTAGSGLFGPTLFDTYGHFQPAPAACFALPVVRRPAPGMVTVLGGGYVASGIADPSRLPTPWLPTGLKLSSQEGAGEVQTPLHGPAADALAVGDRVWFRHAKAGELAERFADFQLVRGGERVGHTPTYRGEGKTFL